One region of Mycolicibacterium rhodesiae NBB3 genomic DNA includes:
- the cwsA gene encoding cell wall synthesis protein CwsA: MRSKTEIRLTPGQRLSRGLKYSAVGPVDVTRGALALGIDGAQSSAAWVGDVYRRSRLKDQLTQELAAAQDTIAQELAAAQEVVSNLPQALLGAPPTRSVGGKARGRRRRRPLLFAAIGVAVLAGGAVAFSIIRRPPPHEPPPTLQPSVPMSPKP, encoded by the coding sequence ATGCGCTCGAAGACCGAGATCCGATTGACCCCTGGGCAGCGGTTGTCGCGCGGCCTCAAGTACTCGGCGGTCGGTCCGGTCGACGTCACCCGTGGAGCGTTGGCTCTCGGAATCGACGGGGCACAGTCATCGGCTGCGTGGGTCGGCGACGTGTACCGCCGCAGCCGGCTCAAGGATCAGCTCACCCAAGAGCTGGCGGCTGCGCAAGACACGATCGCGCAAGAACTGGCCGCCGCCCAGGAGGTGGTGTCGAACCTGCCGCAGGCGCTGCTGGGGGCACCTCCCACGCGAAGCGTAGGGGGAAAGGCTCGTGGTCGCCGCCGCAGGCGTCCGCTGCTGTTCGCCGCGATCGGCGTCGCGGTGCTGGCCGGGGGAGCGGTGGCATTCTCGATCATCCGGCGGCCACCGCCGCACGAGCCACCGCCGACGCTGCAGCCCAGCGTGCCGATGTCACCCAAGCCGTAA
- the pbpA gene encoding D,D-transpeptidase PbpA, with the protein MNASLRRISVAVMVLVVLLLANATFTQVFTADGLRSDPRNQRVLLDEYSRQRGQISAGGQLLAYSVSTDERFRFLRVYPNPYAYAPVTGFYSLQYSSTGLERAEDTILNGEDQRLFARRLADFFTGRDPRGGNVDTTINPQVQQAAWDAMKDGCDGPCKGSVVALEPSTGKILAMVSSPSYDPNLLATHNVDEQSASWQRLRDDPDSPLLNRAISETYPPGSTFKVITTAAALQRGANEDTPLTSAARIPLPDSTATLENYGGSTCGGGPTTTLRQAFAKSCNTAFVQLGLDTGREALRSTAQSFGFDTTPPLIPLQVAESTVGSVADDAALGMSSIGQKDVAVTPLQNALVAATIANDGVTMRPYLVDSLKGPDLANISTTAPQEERRAVSHEVADTLTDLMVAAEQAAQQKGAIAGVQIASKTGTAEHGTDPRNTPPHAWYIAFAPARAPKVAVAVLVENGGNRLSATGGALAAPIGRATIAAALREGS; encoded by the coding sequence ATGAACGCCTCGCTTCGTCGTATCTCCGTCGCGGTCATGGTCCTGGTGGTGCTGCTGCTGGCCAACGCGACGTTCACCCAGGTGTTCACCGCGGACGGCCTGCGGTCCGATCCGCGCAACCAGCGCGTCCTGCTCGACGAGTACTCCCGGCAGCGCGGGCAGATCTCGGCCGGCGGTCAGCTCCTGGCCTATTCCGTATCGACGGACGAGCGTTTCCGCTTCCTGCGCGTGTATCCAAATCCGTACGCGTACGCGCCCGTCACCGGCTTCTACTCGCTGCAGTATTCGAGCACCGGGCTGGAGCGCGCCGAGGACACGATCCTCAACGGCGAGGACCAGCGCCTGTTCGCGCGGCGGCTCGCGGACTTCTTCACCGGACGCGACCCCCGCGGCGGCAACGTCGACACCACCATCAATCCCCAGGTGCAGCAGGCGGCGTGGGACGCGATGAAAGACGGCTGCGACGGCCCCTGCAAGGGCTCGGTGGTCGCGCTGGAGCCATCGACCGGCAAGATCCTCGCGATGGTGTCGTCGCCGTCGTACGACCCCAACCTGCTGGCCACACACAATGTGGACGAGCAGTCGGCCAGCTGGCAGCGGCTGCGCGACGACCCGGATTCGCCGCTGCTGAACCGCGCGATCTCCGAGACCTACCCACCGGGCTCGACCTTCAAGGTCATCACGACCGCAGCAGCGCTTCAGCGCGGAGCCAACGAGGACACCCCGCTCACGTCCGCCGCTCGAATCCCCTTGCCGGACAGCACCGCAACGCTGGAGAACTACGGCGGGTCCACCTGTGGCGGCGGTCCGACGACCACACTGCGTCAGGCGTTCGCGAAGTCCTGCAACACGGCGTTCGTCCAACTCGGCCTCGACACGGGCCGCGAGGCGCTGCGGTCCACGGCGCAGTCGTTCGGGTTCGACACCACTCCCCCGTTGATCCCGCTGCAGGTCGCCGAATCGACGGTCGGATCTGTCGCCGACGACGCCGCCCTTGGCATGTCGAGCATCGGCCAGAAGGACGTCGCGGTGACACCGCTGCAGAACGCACTGGTCGCGGCAACGATCGCGAATGACGGGGTGACCATGCGGCCTTACCTGGTCGATAGCCTCAAGGGACCCGACCTTGCCAATATCAGTACAACGGCACCGCAGGAAGAGCGGCGAGCGGTGTCACACGAGGTCGCCGATACACTGACGGATCTGATGGTCGCCGCGGAGCAGGCAGCGCAGCAGAAGGGAGCCATCGCCGGCGTGCAGATCGCTTCGAAGACCGGCACAGCGGAGCACGGCACCGATCCGCGCAATACCCCGCCGCATGCCTGGTACATCGCCTTCGCCCCTGCCCGGGCACCCAAGGTCGCCGTCGCAGTCCTGGTCGAGAACGGGGGCAACCGGTTGTCGGCCACCGGTGGGGCGCTGGCCGCCCCGATCGGCCGGGCCACCATCGCCGCAGCGCTGCGGGAGGGCTCCTAA
- a CDS encoding aminodeoxychorismate/anthranilate synthase component II → MRVLVVDNYDSFVFNLVQYLGQLGVNAEVWRNDDDRLATEDDIAAAAATFDGVLLSPGPGTPERAGASIPLVKACTTAATPLLGVCLGHQAIGVAFGGTVDRAPELLHGKTSTVHHDNSGVLHGLPDPFTATRYHSLTILPETMPAELEVIARTEGGVVMGVRHVDLPIHGVQFHPESILTQGGHRMLANWLGFCGAAPDEGLVRRLEDEVAGAVAAATTRSSA, encoded by the coding sequence ATGCGAGTTCTGGTCGTCGACAACTACGACAGCTTCGTGTTCAACCTGGTCCAGTACCTGGGCCAGCTCGGGGTGAACGCCGAAGTCTGGCGCAACGACGACGACCGCCTGGCCACCGAGGACGACATCGCCGCCGCCGCGGCGACCTTCGACGGAGTGCTGCTCTCCCCCGGACCTGGAACACCCGAACGCGCGGGCGCCTCGATCCCGCTCGTCAAGGCCTGCACGACAGCCGCGACCCCGCTGCTGGGCGTTTGCCTGGGCCACCAGGCCATCGGGGTGGCATTCGGCGGCACCGTCGACCGTGCACCCGAGCTGCTACACGGCAAGACCAGCACCGTCCACCACGACAACAGCGGTGTGCTGCACGGGCTCCCAGACCCCTTCACGGCCACGCGCTACCACTCGTTGACCATCCTGCCCGAGACGATGCCCGCCGAACTCGAAGTGATCGCACGCACCGAGGGCGGCGTCGTCATGGGGGTGCGCCACGTGGACCTGCCCATCCACGGCGTCCAGTTCCACCCCGAGTCGATCCTGACGCAGGGCGGCCATCGGATGCTGGCGAACTGGCTCGGCTTCTGCGGAGCCGCGCCCGACGAGGGCCTGGTCCGCCGGCTGGAGGACGAAGTGGCGGGGGCGGTCGCCGCCGCTACGACGCGAAGCTCAGCGTGA
- the crgA gene encoding cell division protein CrgA, with product MPKSKVRKKNDFTISPVSRTPVKVKAGPSSTWFVVFFISLMLIGLAWLLVFQLAQSAIPFMADLGPWNYAIAFAFMISGLLLTMRWR from the coding sequence ATGCCCAAGTCCAAGGTTCGCAAGAAGAACGACTTCACGATCAGCCCGGTGAGCCGGACCCCGGTCAAGGTCAAGGCCGGGCCGTCGAGCACCTGGTTCGTGGTGTTCTTCATCAGCCTGATGCTGATCGGGCTGGCCTGGCTGCTGGTGTTCCAATTGGCGCAGTCCGCCATCCCGTTCATGGCGGATCTCGGCCCGTGGAACTACGCGATTGCTTTTGCATTCATGATCAGCGGGCTGTTGCTCACGATGCGGTGGCGCTGA
- a CDS encoding peptidylprolyl isomerase — protein MTSPIQTATATLHTNRGDIKIALFGNHAPKTVANFVGLSQGTKDYTTTNASGGSSGPFYDGVIFHRVIDGFMIQGGDPTGTGRGDAGYKFADEFHPELQFDKPYLLAMANAGPGTNGSQFFITVGKTPHLNRKHTIFGEVVDPESQKVVDAIASTPVDRSDRPTDPVVVESITIA, from the coding sequence GTGACGAGCCCCATACAGACAGCGACCGCGACACTGCACACCAACCGCGGTGACATCAAAATCGCCCTCTTCGGAAATCACGCGCCCAAGACCGTCGCCAACTTCGTGGGTCTGTCGCAGGGCACCAAGGACTACACCACCACGAACGCATCGGGCGGATCGTCGGGACCGTTCTACGACGGCGTGATCTTCCACCGCGTCATCGACGGGTTCATGATCCAAGGCGGTGACCCGACCGGTACCGGCCGCGGCGACGCCGGCTACAAGTTCGCCGACGAGTTCCACCCCGAGTTGCAGTTCGACAAGCCGTATCTGCTGGCGATGGCAAATGCGGGACCGGGCACCAACGGCTCGCAGTTCTTCATCACGGTCGGCAAGACGCCGCACCTCAATCGCAAGCACACCATCTTCGGTGAGGTGGTCGATCCCGAGTCGCAGAAGGTCGTGGACGCGATCGCGTCCACCCCGGTCGACCGCAGCGACCGGCCGACCGATCCGGTGGTCGTCGAGTCGATCACCATCGCCTGA
- a CDS encoding PH domain-containing protein, with the protein MQQTEWSPSTFGIAACGVGGLILAIGAVTLITDLPGRVLVGVAAIGLVVFATLSWRARPKLAIKNDALVSRGLLGETELRHADIKLIRITEFRRIGRKMRLLEIDTVDDRLLVFTRWDLGTDPLDVLDALTAAGFAKP; encoded by the coding sequence GTGCAGCAAACAGAGTGGAGTCCCTCTACATTTGGCATCGCGGCATGTGGCGTAGGCGGTCTGATCTTGGCTATCGGCGCTGTGACCCTGATCACAGACCTGCCGGGTCGGGTTCTGGTGGGCGTTGCCGCAATCGGGTTGGTTGTGTTCGCAACTTTGTCATGGCGCGCGCGCCCGAAGCTGGCAATCAAAAATGACGCCCTCGTCAGCCGCGGACTACTGGGCGAAACCGAGTTGCGGCACGCCGACATCAAGCTCATCCGCATCACGGAATTTCGCCGGATCGGTCGCAAGATGCGCCTGCTGGAGATCGACACCGTCGACGATCGGCTACTCGTGTTCACCCGCTGGGATCTGGGCACCGATCCCTTGGACGTGCTCGACGCCCTGACGGCCGCCGGCTTCGCCAAGCCCTGA
- a CDS encoding protein kinase domain-containing protein, whose translation MSPRVGVTLSGRYRLQRLIATGGMGQVWEGVDSRLGRRVAVKVLKAEYSEDAEFVERFRAEARTVAMLNHPGIAGVYDYGETDMEGEGRTAYLVMELVNGEPLNSVLKRTGRLSLRHALDMLEQTGRALQVAHTAGLVHRDVKPGNILITPTGQVKLTDFGIAKAVDAAPVTQTGMVMGTAQYIAPEQALGHDATAASDVYSLGVVGYESVSGKRPFTGDGALTVAMKHIKETPPPLPADLPPNVRELIEITLVKNPGMRYRSGGLFADAVAAVRAGRRPPRPNAAPSLGRATPAAVPSAAQARAAADMTSRAPTTAARVRPATGSHRPPPPPARGTFSSGQRALLWAAGVLGALAIVIAILIVLNAQDRKDQEQTPQPTITNTITETTPFSPTAMPDWTEQGPIRHGEGEFGVTRLSMASPATVQVAPSPTEPQGRRPSTSEQTWQ comes from the coding sequence ATGAGTCCGCGCGTGGGAGTGACGCTGTCCGGCCGCTACCGGCTGCAGCGGTTGATCGCCACCGGCGGTATGGGCCAGGTCTGGGAAGGAGTCGACTCCCGGCTGGGCCGGCGCGTCGCGGTCAAGGTGCTCAAGGCCGAGTACTCCGAAGACGCCGAGTTCGTCGAAAGGTTCCGTGCGGAGGCACGCACGGTCGCGATGCTCAACCACCCCGGAATCGCCGGCGTCTACGACTACGGCGAAACCGATATGGAGGGTGAGGGCCGCACCGCCTACCTCGTCATGGAACTCGTCAACGGTGAGCCGCTGAACTCCGTGCTCAAGCGCACCGGGCGGCTGTCGCTGCGGCACGCGCTCGACATGCTCGAGCAGACCGGTCGCGCGCTGCAGGTCGCGCACACCGCGGGTCTGGTGCACCGCGACGTCAAGCCCGGCAACATCCTCATCACCCCGACCGGGCAGGTGAAGCTCACCGACTTCGGCATCGCGAAGGCCGTCGATGCCGCTCCGGTGACGCAGACCGGCATGGTGATGGGTACCGCGCAATACATCGCGCCGGAGCAGGCGCTGGGTCACGACGCGACGGCTGCCAGCGATGTGTATTCGCTGGGAGTCGTTGGCTACGAGTCGGTTTCAGGCAAGCGGCCGTTCACCGGTGACGGTGCGCTGACCGTGGCGATGAAGCACATCAAGGAGACGCCGCCGCCGCTGCCCGCCGATCTGCCGCCCAACGTGCGCGAGTTGATCGAGATCACCTTGGTCAAGAACCCGGGGATGCGGTACCGCTCGGGGGGCCTGTTCGCCGACGCCGTCGCCGCCGTGCGTGCGGGCCGGCGTCCGCCGCGCCCCAACGCGGCACCCTCGCTGGGCCGGGCCACTCCCGCCGCGGTGCCCTCGGCTGCGCAGGCGCGCGCCGCAGCCGATATGACCAGTCGGGCGCCGACGACCGCCGCGCGGGTGCGACCGGCCACCGGGAGCCATCGACCGCCTCCTCCCCCGGCCCGCGGAACGTTCTCCTCGGGTCAGCGGGCGCTGTTGTGGGCCGCCGGGGTGCTCGGCGCGCTGGCGATCGTCATCGCGATCCTGATCGTGCTCAATGCGCAGGACCGCAAAGACCAGGAACAGACGCCACAGCCGACGATCACCAACACGATCACCGAGACCACGCCGTTCTCGCCGACGGCGATGCCCGATTGGACTGAACAGGGGCCCATCCGTCATGGTGAGGGAGAATTCGGGGTAACCCGACTATCGATGGCGTCGCCGGCAACGGTGCAGGTGGCGCCTTCGCCCACGGAGCCGCAGGGCAGGCGGCCCTCAACTTCAGAACAGACTTGGCAATGA
- a CDS encoding DUF881 domain-containing protein codes for MARTTKSLWRFGVPAVCLLAGLLLAATHNVSGGDEIRRSDAPRLVDLVREAQQSVDRLTAERDDLVSTLDTHHGGSPGADAALAAITDRSARLAVEAGLEPMRGPGLVVTLNDAQRDAEGRFPRDASPDDLVVHQQDIDAVLNALWSAGAEGIQMQDQRIIGTSAPRCVGNTLLLNGRTYSPPYVISAIGDASAMQAALASAPLVTLYRQYVIRFGLGYSEEPRTQVDLAGHSGPVRMKYAKPAGPVGY; via the coding sequence ATGGCGCGCACGACGAAGTCCCTGTGGCGGTTCGGCGTGCCCGCGGTATGCCTGCTGGCCGGACTTCTGCTGGCGGCGACGCACAACGTCTCCGGTGGCGACGAGATCAGGCGCAGCGACGCCCCGCGGTTGGTCGACCTCGTGCGGGAAGCACAGCAGTCCGTCGATCGCCTGACCGCCGAACGCGACGATTTGGTGAGCACTTTGGACACCCACCACGGCGGATCACCGGGCGCCGACGCCGCCCTGGCTGCCATCACCGACAGATCCGCCCGGTTGGCCGTCGAGGCCGGTCTGGAGCCGATGCGCGGGCCCGGCCTGGTGGTGACGCTCAACGACGCTCAGCGAGACGCTGAGGGCCGTTTCCCCCGCGACGCCTCCCCCGACGACCTCGTGGTGCACCAGCAGGACATCGACGCCGTGCTGAACGCGCTGTGGAGTGCAGGCGCCGAGGGCATTCAAATGCAGGATCAGCGCATCATCGGCACCTCGGCACCGCGCTGCGTCGGCAATACGCTGCTGCTCAACGGGCGCACCTACAGCCCGCCCTACGTGATCTCCGCGATCGGCGACGCGAGTGCCATGCAGGCCGCGCTGGCGTCCGCTCCGCTGGTCACCCTCTACCGGCAGTACGTCATCCGGTTCGGGCTGGGTTACAGCGAGGAACCACGAACGCAGGTGGATCTCGCGGGGCACTCCGGGCCGGTGCGGATGAAATATGCCAAGCCCGCGGGACCCGTCGGCTACTGA
- a CDS encoding adenylate/guanylate cyclase domain-containing protein has translation MSRAGYARTKDGAYIAYREWGEKDPAHVFLSEWAATVDTRDMHPSFIRLWRQLGSISRVVSLDRRGLGTSDPVVPPRFDRIDEFAEDVLAVMDALQIDRVALTGEGSSAIAAAYLAVHHPDRILRVALVNTAAKSTRTDDYPIALLSDEDIRVVADAVESTWGDGSFVAAFSTLASDPTFLEACGRVERFVCGPSAAAAYIRSTASIDIRELVTHIAIPTLVYYTGDLGHTNVEQSRDLAARIPDARLIEVPGKLFYQPDGNPQLDEYADFIGGHIDPDPTKHATVMFLDIVGSTELAESVGDASWAQTLDDLDGFVRREVSQRAGRVANFTGDGHLAVFDRAEDALLTALHISRGVHALGVEVRMGLHTGDVTVRSSGDIGGLTVHIGARVMSMAGMRQIFVSEATAERAGDPSLTFADRGVHQLKGVSGEYRILEITGSQSVHAHNRLRLG, from the coding sequence ATGTCGCGGGCGGGTTACGCGCGGACGAAAGACGGCGCCTACATCGCGTACCGGGAGTGGGGCGAAAAGGATCCGGCCCATGTGTTCCTGTCGGAGTGGGCTGCGACGGTCGACACCCGAGACATGCATCCTTCGTTCATCCGGCTATGGCGGCAACTCGGTTCGATAAGCCGCGTTGTCTCGCTCGACCGCCGCGGGCTGGGCACTTCCGATCCCGTCGTCCCGCCTCGGTTCGACCGTATCGACGAGTTCGCCGAGGACGTCCTCGCCGTGATGGATGCGCTACAAATCGACCGCGTTGCGCTGACGGGCGAGGGGTCTTCAGCCATTGCAGCCGCTTATCTCGCCGTTCATCATCCAGATCGAATACTGCGGGTCGCGCTGGTGAACACCGCGGCAAAATCTACGCGAACCGATGACTATCCGATCGCTCTGCTGAGCGACGAAGACATCCGAGTGGTCGCCGACGCCGTCGAGTCGACATGGGGTGACGGCTCATTCGTCGCGGCGTTTTCTACGCTGGCGTCCGATCCGACCTTCCTCGAGGCGTGCGGTCGCGTGGAACGCTTCGTCTGCGGGCCGAGCGCGGCGGCGGCATATATCCGTTCAACCGCCTCGATCGACATCCGCGAGCTCGTTACCCATATTGCGATTCCCACGCTTGTCTACTACACGGGCGATCTCGGCCATACGAACGTGGAGCAGAGCAGGGATCTCGCTGCGCGCATCCCCGATGCCCGGCTGATCGAGGTACCGGGCAAGCTCTTCTATCAGCCGGACGGGAATCCTCAGCTGGACGAATACGCCGATTTCATCGGTGGGCATATCGACCCTGACCCGACGAAGCACGCAACCGTGATGTTCCTCGACATCGTCGGTTCGACAGAGCTTGCGGAGTCCGTCGGCGACGCGTCCTGGGCGCAGACTCTCGATGATCTCGACGGATTCGTACGACGGGAGGTCTCCCAGCGGGCAGGTCGCGTGGCGAACTTCACCGGCGATGGCCACCTCGCCGTCTTCGATCGAGCCGAGGATGCGTTGTTGACCGCGCTGCACATTTCGCGCGGTGTCCATGCGCTGGGGGTCGAGGTTCGCATGGGACTTCACACCGGAGATGTGACGGTCCGAAGTTCGGGTGACATCGGGGGTCTGACCGTCCACATCGGCGCCCGCGTGATGTCAATGGCCGGCATGCGTCAGATTTTCGTGTCCGAAGCGACGGCCGAGCGAGCCGGCGACCCATCACTGACGTTCGCGGACCGCGGCGTGCATCAACTCAAGGGCGTGTCCGGCGAGTATCGGATTCTGGAGATCACGGGTTCTCAATCTGTCCACGCGCACAACCGATTACGGCTTGGGTGA
- the pknB gene encoding Stk1 family PASTA domain-containing Ser/Thr kinase — MTTPQHLSDRYELGDILGFGGMSEVHLARDQRLHRDVAVKVLRADLARDPSFYLRFRREAQNAAALNHPAIVAVYDTGEAETPNGPLPYIVMEYVEGVTLRDIVHTDGPMEQQRAIEVIADACQALNFSHQHGIIHRDVKPANIMISKTGAVKVMDFGIARALHDANSVTQTAAVIGTAQYLSPEQARGEKVDARSDVYSLGCVLYEILTGEPPFVGDSPVAVAYQHVREDPVPPSRRHEGISPELDAVVLKALAKNPDNRYQTAAEMRADLVKVHSGEQPDAPKVFTDAERSSLMSAPPGDHRTEPIDAVGRAQPRYIERERRGSIGRWVIAVAVLAVLTVVVTLAINMTGGSTRDVAVPDVKGKVSADAIAELQNRGFRTRTQQKPDSTVPPDHVIGTDPAANSSVAAGDEITLNVSTGPEQREIPDVRNLSYDDAVEKLRDAGFENFRPSSSPSTPEMKDKVLGTNPPVNQTSAITNEITIVLGAGPETRAVPDVKGQAQDSAVQILTASGFTKTVPVQVDSTLPVGQLIGTNPPAGETVPVDTVIQLQVSRGNQFIMPDLRGQFWTDAEPRLRALGWTGVLDRGADVRDSGQRTNAVVTQSPSAGTEVNYDSRITLSFAS; from the coding sequence ATGACAACCCCGCAACACCTGTCCGACCGATACGAACTCGGCGACATCCTGGGCTTCGGCGGCATGTCCGAGGTCCACCTGGCCCGCGATCAGCGGTTACACCGCGACGTGGCCGTCAAGGTGCTGCGCGCGGACCTCGCCCGCGATCCGAGCTTCTATCTCCGGTTCCGCCGGGAAGCGCAGAACGCCGCGGCTCTGAATCATCCCGCCATCGTCGCGGTCTACGACACCGGTGAGGCCGAGACCCCAAACGGTCCGCTGCCCTACATCGTGATGGAGTACGTCGAGGGCGTCACCTTGCGCGACATCGTGCACACCGACGGGCCCATGGAGCAGCAGCGGGCGATCGAGGTCATCGCCGACGCGTGCCAGGCGCTGAACTTCAGCCATCAGCACGGGATCATCCACCGCGACGTCAAACCCGCCAACATCATGATCAGCAAGACCGGTGCCGTGAAGGTCATGGACTTCGGCATCGCGCGGGCGCTGCACGACGCCAACAGCGTCACCCAGACCGCGGCCGTCATCGGCACCGCGCAGTACCTGTCCCCCGAACAAGCCCGCGGCGAGAAGGTCGACGCCCGCTCCGACGTGTACTCGCTGGGCTGCGTACTGTACGAAATCCTCACCGGTGAGCCACCTTTCGTCGGTGACTCGCCCGTGGCCGTTGCCTATCAACACGTCCGCGAAGACCCTGTGCCACCGTCGCGGCGGCACGAGGGCATCTCCCCCGAGCTGGACGCGGTCGTGCTCAAGGCGCTGGCCAAGAATCCCGACAACCGGTATCAGACCGCCGCGGAGATGCGGGCCGACCTGGTGAAGGTGCACAGCGGCGAGCAGCCCGACGCACCGAAGGTGTTCACCGACGCCGAACGCAGTTCGCTGATGTCGGCTCCGCCGGGAGACCACCGGACCGAGCCCATCGACGCCGTCGGGCGGGCCCAGCCGCGGTACATCGAGCGGGAGCGCCGCGGCTCGATCGGCCGTTGGGTCATCGCGGTCGCGGTGCTGGCGGTGCTCACCGTCGTGGTGACGCTGGCGATCAACATGACAGGCGGCAGCACCCGCGACGTCGCAGTGCCCGATGTGAAGGGCAAGGTTTCGGCCGACGCGATCGCCGAGCTGCAGAACCGGGGATTCAGGACACGAACCCAGCAGAAGCCGGATTCCACCGTGCCGCCCGACCACGTGATCGGCACCGATCCGGCCGCGAACTCGTCGGTGGCCGCGGGCGACGAGATCACACTCAACGTGTCCACCGGGCCCGAACAACGCGAGATACCCGATGTCAGGAACCTCAGCTACGACGACGCGGTCGAGAAGCTCAGGGACGCGGGGTTCGAGAACTTCCGGCCGTCCTCATCGCCTTCGACTCCCGAGATGAAGGACAAGGTGCTCGGCACCAACCCGCCGGTCAACCAGACGTCGGCGATCACCAACGAGATCACCATCGTGCTGGGCGCGGGCCCCGAGACGCGAGCTGTTCCGGACGTCAAGGGGCAGGCGCAGGACAGCGCCGTGCAGATCCTCACTGCGTCGGGTTTCACGAAGACCGTGCCGGTGCAGGTCGACAGCACGCTTCCGGTGGGCCAGTTGATCGGCACCAATCCGCCTGCGGGAGAAACGGTTCCGGTCGACACGGTGATTCAGCTGCAGGTGTCGCGCGGCAATCAGTTCATCATGCCCGACCTGCGGGGTCAGTTCTGGACCGACGCTGAGCCGCGGCTACGCGCGTTGGGTTGGACCGGGGTGCTGGACCGGGGCGCCGACGTGCGGGACAGCGGCCAGCGCACCAACGCCGTGGTGACCCAGAGCCCGTCAGCGGGCACCGAGGTGAATTACGACAGCCGGATCACGCTGAGCTTCGCGTCGTAG
- a CDS encoding FtsW/RodA/SpoVE family cell cycle protein yields MTTQPQSPVAVTPPLPNRRNAELLLLGFAAVITTVALLLVEANQEQGLRWDLAQYTVAYLALFGGAHLAVRRFAPYADPLLLPVVALLNGLGLVMIHRLDLAEGVLIQRGLGGTANQQMLWTLVGVIVFSLVVAFLRDHRMLARYGYVCGLTGLILLIIPALLPRSMSEQNGAKIWIQFPGFSIQPAEFSKILLLIFFASVLVAKRSVFTSAGKHFLGMDLPRPRDLAPLLAAWIASVGVMIFEKDLGTSLLLYASFLVMVYIATDRFSWVVLGLALFAAGSVAAYHLFGHVQVRVQNWLDPFADPEGAGYQMVQSMFSFATGGIFGTGLGNGQPGTVPAASTDFIIAAIGEELGLVGLAAVLMLYTILIIRGLRTAIAVRDSFGKLLAAGLASTLAIQLFIVVGGVTKLIPLTGLTTPWMSYGGSSLLANYLLLAILVRISHSARRPIVSTPHPQTAIAAVSTEVIEKV; encoded by the coding sequence ATGACGACCCAGCCGCAATCACCCGTGGCCGTCACTCCCCCGCTGCCGAACAGGCGCAACGCCGAATTGTTGCTGCTCGGCTTCGCCGCCGTGATCACCACGGTGGCCCTGCTGCTCGTCGAGGCCAACCAGGAGCAAGGTCTGCGTTGGGACCTGGCGCAGTACACCGTCGCCTATCTGGCGCTGTTCGGTGGCGCGCATCTCGCAGTGCGGAGATTCGCGCCCTATGCCGACCCGCTGCTGCTTCCGGTGGTCGCGCTCCTGAACGGGCTGGGCCTGGTGATGATTCACCGTTTGGACCTCGCCGAAGGTGTGCTCATCCAGCGCGGCCTCGGCGGTACCGCAAACCAACAGATGTTGTGGACGCTGGTGGGCGTCATCGTCTTTTCACTCGTCGTGGCCTTCCTGCGCGACCACCGCATGCTTGCGCGCTACGGGTACGTCTGTGGGCTCACCGGCCTGATCCTGTTGATCATCCCGGCGCTGCTCCCCCGATCGATGTCCGAGCAGAACGGCGCGAAGATCTGGATTCAGTTCCCCGGCTTCTCAATTCAGCCCGCCGAGTTCTCGAAGATCCTGCTGCTCATCTTCTTCGCCTCGGTGCTGGTGGCCAAGCGCAGTGTGTTCACCAGCGCGGGCAAGCATTTCCTCGGCATGGACCTGCCCCGGCCCCGCGACCTCGCGCCCCTGTTGGCGGCGTGGATCGCGTCGGTCGGCGTGATGATCTTCGAGAAGGACCTCGGCACGTCGCTGTTGCTCTACGCGTCGTTTCTGGTCATGGTCTACATCGCGACCGACCGGTTCAGTTGGGTCGTCCTCGGCCTGGCGCTGTTCGCCGCGGGAAGCGTTGCGGCATATCACCTTTTCGGCCATGTCCAGGTTCGCGTGCAGAATTGGCTGGATCCGTTCGCCGACCCCGAGGGCGCCGGATACCAGATGGTGCAGTCGATGTTCAGTTTCGCCACCGGAGGGATCTTCGGCACCGGGCTGGGCAACGGGCAGCCCGGCACCGTGCCCGCCGCCTCGACGGACTTCATCATCGCGGCCATCGGCGAAGAGCTCGGCCTGGTGGGATTGGCCGCAGTCCTCATGCTGTACACCATCCTGATCATTCGCGGCCTTCGCACCGCGATCGCCGTGCGTGACAGCTTCGGAAAGCTGCTTGCCGCGGGTCTGGCCTCCACGCTGGCGATCCAGTTGTTCATCGTCGTCGGCGGCGTGACCAAGCTGATCCCGTTGACCGGACTCACGACGCCGTGGATGTCCTACGGCGGTTCGTCACTGCTCGCGAACTACCTGCTGCTGGCGATCCTGGTCCGGATCTCCCACTCGGCGCGGCGTCCGATCGTCAGCACCCCGCATCCGCAGACCGCCATCGCGGCGGTGAGTACCGAGGTGATCGAGAAGGTATGA